The proteins below come from a single Periophthalmus magnuspinnatus isolate fPerMag1 chromosome 7, fPerMag1.2.pri, whole genome shotgun sequence genomic window:
- the dgkaa gene encoding diacylglycerol kinase, alpha a, with amino-acid sequence MSARADSEVKELSPVDFIQLQQYIEYCSLKVKDVLREFDPDGSLARHRHGECINEEGFRLFLKTYLEVEDFPADLCQRLFRSFQNSKDSTDTAKEVFLKDVSCYFSLLEDGQPRDKLEFAFKLYDRDGNGVLDSSEVDRIIAQMMHAAEYLGWDVSELLPVLKDMMTAIDADSSGTVSLDEWVNGGMNNVPLLVLLGLKMTQKDGQHLWRMKHFNKPVYCNVCQSMLLGLRKQGLCCTCCKYTVHGRCANRNPAPCTKTYVKSKKDTGVPTHDWVSGNCDSRKCDKCQKKIKSLQGLTGKHCVWCHTMRHDECAELEPKECSCGLLRDHILPPWAIYPVIKERANGCSGSADDSDLNTTPDGQVLQICPVPNTHPLLVFVNPKSGGKQGERILRKFQYLLNPRQVYNLSNGGPGPGLSFFRSLQDYRILVCGGDGTVGWILDAIDKANLMVRPPVAVLPLGTGNDLARCLRWGGGYDGEDLCRILKEIELSAEVMMDRWSFKVIADETQEEGDPVPYEIINNYFSIGVDASIAHRFHTMREKHPQKFNSRMKNKLWYFEFATSETISASCKKLNENLTIECCGTPLDLSGLSLEGVAVLNIPSMHGGSNLWGETKKSDAKSSPDEPEVIVDPEVLKVTSQDLSDRRVEVVGLEGAMEMGQIYTGLKSAVRLAKTSQITIRTKKALPMQIDGEPWMQPPCTIIITHKNQASMLMAPAQAKSTGFFK; translated from the exons TGCATCAATGAGGAGGGCTTCCGTCTGTTCCTCAAGACATATTTGGAGGTGGAGGACTTCCCTGCGGACCTGTGCCAGAGACTCTTTCGCTCATTCCAAAACTCCAAAGACTCCACAGACACTGCCA AGGAGGTCTTTCTGAAGGATGTGTCCTGTTACTTTTCTCTCCTGGAGGATGGACAACCGAGGGACAAGCTGGAGT TTGCTTTCAAACTGTATGACAGAGATGGTAATGGGGTCCTGGACAGCTCT gaagtggacAGAATCATTGCTCAGATGATGCATGCTGCAGAGTACCTTGGCTGGGATGTTTCAGAGCTACTTCCT GTTTTAAAGGACATGATGACCGCCATAGACGCAGACAGCAGTGGCACCGTGTCCCTGGACGAGTGGGTGAACGGGGGCATGAACAACGTCCCTCTCCTGGTGCTCCTCGGGCTAAAG ATGACACAAAAAGATGGACAGCACCTCTGGAGGATGAAGCACTTCAATAAGCCTGTGTACTGTAACGTGTGTCAGAGCATGCTGCTGGGGCTCAGGAAGCAGGGCCTGTGCTGCACCT GCTGTAAGTACACAGTCCACGGCCGCTGCGCCAACAGGAACCCTGCGCCCTGCACCAAGACCTACGTGAAATCAAAGAAAGATACAGGG GTTCCAACACACGACTGGGTGAGTGGGAACTGTGATTCGAGGAAGTGTGATAAATGCCAGAAAAAAATCAAGAGCCTTCAGGGTTTAACGGGCAAACACTGCGTCTGGTGCCACACGATG CGTCATGATGAATGTGCTGAGCTGGAGCCCAAAGAGTGCAGCTGTGGGCTGCTCCGGGACCATATCCTTCCTCCGTGGGCCATATATCCTGTAATAAAG gaaagAGCAAACGGTTGTTCAGGATCTGCAGACGACAGTGACCTCAATACGACTCCAGATGGACAAGTGCTGCAG ATCTGCCCTGTGCCCAACACTCACCCACTGTTAGTGTTTGTGAATCCCAAAAGTGGAGGCAAACAGGGTGAAAG aATCTTACGGAAATTCCAGTATTTATTAAATCCAAGACAAGTTTACAATCTCTCAAATGGAGGACCAGGCCCAGG tttgagtttTTTCAGAAGTCTGCAGGACTACAGGATATTAGTGTGTGGGGGGGACGGCACAGTGGGCTGGATTCTCGATGCTATTG aTAAGGCCAACCTAATGGTCCGACCTCCTGTTGCGGTACTTCCTCTGGGCACAGGAAATGACCTCGCTCGCTGCCTCAGATGGGGAGGAG GATACGACGGTGAGGATTTGTGCCGTATTTTGAAAGAGATAGAGTTGAGTGCAGAGGTGATGATGGACCGCTGGAGCTTTAAAGTGATTGCGGATGAAACCCAAGAAGAGGGAGACCCAGTGCCGTACGAAATCATCAACAACTACTTCTCCATCGGGGTG gATGCTTCTATTGCACATCGGTTTCACACAATGAGGGAGAAACATCCACAGAAGTTTAACAGCAG GATGAAGAATAAGTTGTGGTATTTTGAATTTGCAACTTCTGAAACCATTTCTGCTTCTTGCAAAAAACTCAACGAAAATCTAACTATTGAG tGTTGTGGCACCCCTCTCGATCTCTCGGGCCTCTCGTTGGAAGGGGTCGCGGTCTTAAATATTCCCAGCATGCACGGCGGTTCCAATCTGTGGGGGGAGACCAAGAAAAGTGATGCCAAGTCAAGTCCAGACGAGCCAGAAGTCATAGTTGACCCAGAAGTGCTAAAAGTAACTTCACAAG ATCTGAGTGACCGTCGTGTGGAGGTGGTTGGCCTGGAAGGGGCGATGGAGATGGGGCAGATTTATACTGGACTGAAGAGCGCAGTGAGACTCGCCAAGACCTCCCAGATCACCATCAG GACAAAGAAGGCCCTCCCAATGCAGATCGACGGAGAGCCGTGGATGCAGCCTCCATGCACG ATTATCATCACGCATAAGAATCAAGCCAGCATGCTGATGGCTCCTGCTCAGGCCAAATCAACTGGATTCTTCAAGTAA